The nucleotide sequence CAGCAAACATTACCTGACGGTAAAAAGTTGCTGTGAGATTATTTAAATATCTTTCAAGTAAAAATAATTTTTCATCTCTTGTTTCAGCAATTTCGAGCAGATGATCAAGTAATAATGATTCATTGAAAGTTGATGCAACTTCAGCAAGAAAAATTGAATAGTTGGCATAAGGATATGGCTGGGATTCACCTGTATAATATGAGTGCATATTATGTCCCATTTCGTGAGTGAGTGTAAACACATCATTTAAGAGATCGGTCCAGTTCAGTAAAACATAAGGATGAACTCCGAATGTTGTACCGGAAGAATAAGCACCACTTCTTTTTGATTTTGTTTCGAAAACATCTATCCATCTGTTACTAAATGCTTTATCTAATGAAGATAAGTAATCGTCACCCATTATTTGAAGCGAGTTACGAACAATATTTATTCCTTCACCATATTCATATTTTTTTTCATTTTCAGAATTAAAAATTGTTACATAAACATCATACGGTTTAAGTTTATCCAGCCCCAAAAGTTTTTTCTTTAATGAAGCCCAGCGGTACATTGGCTGCAAATTTTTATTGGCTGATTCTATAAGATTATGATAGACTGAAACCGGTATATTATTTCTATGCAACGCAGCTTCAAGTGCCGAATTAAAATTTCTTGCCCGCGCATTAAATATGTTAGTTTTTAAATTTCCATTAAACAGAACCGTGAATGTATTTATGAAATTCTTGTAAGATCCAAGATATGCTTTGAATACTCTTTCCCTGTAATCTCTGTTTTTCGAATACAATGCAGAGTAATATCTTCCGTGAGAAAGTTCTGTCAACTCACCCTGTTCATCAATCACCATTGGTAGTTTCAGGTCAGCATTAGTAAATATTGAAAATGCATTATAAGGAGTTTGAGATATCTCAGAACTCATCGCAAGAATTTTTTCTTCTGGATTTGACAGGGTATGTTTCTTCGAGCGAAGCAGATCATTTATAGAATGTTTATAGATTTTTAATTCTTCATTGGATTCAATCATTTCCAATAATTTTCTATCAGGAATTTGTAATAGTTCAGGACGAAGAAAGGCACTTTCAGCTCCAACTTTTGCATAAAGAGATTTTACACGCTCATCCATCGATTGATATTTACCAATACGCATATCACTATCTTTTGACAACATTGTGTATAACTGGAGCCTATCCAGAGTAATATTAATCTTTTCATCAAACTTAATGCAGCTTAGTAATGATTCGCTGTTTTCAGAAAGTTTCCCCTCAAACTTCTTATAATCTTCAAGCTGATTTGAGACCAAATTAAAACTCTTTTCCCACTCGTCATCACTTCCAAAAATATCAGTCAGGTCCCATTTATAATTCTGATTTACATTTTCCCTCTCCGGAATTGCTTTACTTTGTGCGACAATCTGGTAATATTTTCTTTCAGGCATAGTAATGAGTTTTTATTTCAAAGAATAAATAATTATTAAAAAGTAATTGTGAATTTTAATCAGAAGATAAGAAATTTTACCCTGA is from Ignavibacteriota bacterium and encodes:
- the pepF gene encoding oligoendopeptidase F, which codes for MPERKYYQIVAQSKAIPERENVNQNYKWDLTDIFGSDDEWEKSFNLVSNQLEDYKKFEGKLSENSESLLSCIKFDEKINITLDRLQLYTMLSKDSDMRIGKYQSMDERVKSLYAKVGAESAFLRPELLQIPDRKLLEMIESNEELKIYKHSINDLLRSKKHTLSNPEEKILAMSSEISQTPYNAFSIFTNADLKLPMVIDEQGELTELSHGRYYSALYSKNRDYRERVFKAYLGSYKNFINTFTVLFNGNLKTNIFNARARNFNSALEAALHRNNIPVSVYHNLIESANKNLQPMYRWASLKKKLLGLDKLKPYDVYVTIFNSENEKKYEYGEGINIVRNSLQIMGDDYLSSLDKAFSNRWIDVFETKSKRSGAYSSGTTFGVHPYVLLNWTDLLNDVFTLTHEMGHNMHSYYTGESQPYPYANYSIFLAEVASTFNESLLLDHLLEIAETRDEKLFLLERYLNNLTATFYRQVMFAEFEMIVYKKTEMGESLTADVLNEMYSSMYQKYWGPDMHVADEEQFTWARIPHFYYNFYVYQYATGFAASEVLAKKVKTEGITAVNKYLDFLKAGSSDYPINILTKAGVDMNSHEPVQAVSDRMNQVLNEMEDLL